Within the Flavobacterium sp. N502536 genome, the region CAATCCGCAGAAAAAACTCAACAGTTTCGAATATAAAAGCTACAATAAACTTATCGTAACCGCCAATCCGGATTCGATCGACGGCAGAATCGACTCTACGGCAGCTTACAAAAATCTCGACAAAAAACGCATTAACATTGATTCTTCTGACTATAAATTCAAAGAAATAATCAGCAAGCAGCATTTGTTTCAAACCGAAAAAGTTTCCCAATATCAGTTTGGCAATCATAAATTAAAAGAAACCATACTAGGAACTAAGATGGCGGGGTTTAAACAGCCTATTTATGAAATTATTGCTTTCAACCTACAGTCGATTTCGATTTATGATTCGAAGTACGAACTGATTGAAACGAAATACGAAAATCCAATTTCAAACGACGCTCCGCAAAGTTACAATTACAAGATCCTGGATACCGTAAATATAAAAGGGCGCGAAACCTATATGATTTACTTTAAAAACAAGCAAAGAAGAAAATCATCGGGATTAGAGGGCGTTTTGTACATCGATCAGGAAAATTTTGCTGTTGCCAAAGCCGTAATGCGGATCAAAGGAGTTCTGGACATTAGCGGAATTCATGAATTTGAATACGTACCCAGCGAAAAAATATGGTTCCAAAGCAATACCACTTTTAAGATTGTAAAAGGAAAAAGTGACGATGACATTAAGATCTTAGGAGGAACGATTCAGTTTGACGGAGATGTTGAAGATAATTTTGAACCCCGAAAAAAATCGGCATCCGATTTTACGTATCTGTTATCTGAGAGTAACAATTTCGATATTCATTACAACACCACTCCATCTATAAAAAACCCGGCGCTTTACATCGAAATTAAAGACGATGCCAACAAAAAACCGGAAACGTTCTGGGAAGCCTACAGAAAAGAAAGTCTGGACCTAAAAAGCCAAAAAACATACCAGTTGATAGACAGTCTTTCAATAAAGAAAAGAATCGAAAATCGCTTGGGATTGGGCCGAAAAATAATCAATGGCTATTTTCCGATTGGTCCGGTCGATCTGGACTTGAAGAAAATCATCAGTTACAACAATTACGAAGGTTTCAGGCTCGGGCTTGGCGGTATTACCAACGATCGTTTTTCTAAAAATTTCAGAATCGAAGGATATGGGGCTTACGGAACAAAAGACGGTGCGTTTAAGTACAGTCTTGGCACAGGAGTTTTATTGGATAAAAATACCAATACATGGGTAAATGGTTATTATACCGATGATGTTCGGGAGATTGCGAGTACCGTTTTCGCAGTGGACAAACGTGTTTTTAAAATTTACGACCCACGTCCTATCAACATCAGCACTTTTTATCAGTATGTGGGCTGGAAAGCCAATATTCAGACTAAAATCATTCCGAAAACGGAAGCAATTCTGGAATTTTCGAGAACTGCTGTAGAACCTAAATTCGATTATCTATTTAATTACAATGGAAAGTTGTACTCGGATTATGTCATGACTACCGCAATGGTTTCGATTGTTTGGGCGCCCTTTAGCGCTTTTATGCAAACCCCAACCGGAAGAACGGAAACCGATAAAAGATTTCCAAGGTTTACTTTTCAATACACACAGTCGCTACCCAATGTTATGGAAAACGATTTTACTTTTGGGAAAATAGATTTCAAAGCAGAGTATGAAAAGAAATATCTGGACGGTCAAAAAACGAGTTTGCTCCTGCAGGGCGGTTATGCTACGGGCGATGCACCCCTTACCCATTTGTACAACACCATGCCCAACAACTTAACGAAGGAAACCGTGATTCAGCGTATTACTTTTGCCGGACGAAACAGTTTTGAAACGATGTTTTTTAACGAGTTTTTCTCCAGTCAATATGTGTTTTTCCAAATCAAACATGGTTTTGACCGAATCAGAATACTCAAAAAAGTCCGTCCTTCCCTGGTACTGGTTACAAGAATGGCATGGGGAAATATGGAGAATCCGCAACAGCACGTAGGTCCAACCTATAAAACCCTGGACAAAGGTTTTTTCGAATCGGGAATCGAACTTAACAAGATTTATAAAGGTATTGGTTTAGGTGGCTTCTATCGTTATGGCCCGAACCAACTAATGAGGTTTGAGGATAATATTGCCGTTAAGATTTCCTATGTACTGGATTTGGGACTATAAATGTTAAATTCCAATTCTTTTAAATTCCAAATTCCAAAAACTAAATCCCAAATCTCAAATTCCAAATTCCAATGTGACGTATCGTTTCATTTCGGTAAAAGGAGAAATCACAAATAAGGAAACAAAAGATCCGTGTAAATCCGCGTTTTCGCAAAGCGAATCAGCGTCATCCGCGAGTCAAACAAAAAAACAAATTCCAAATTCCAATGTGACGTATCGTTTCGATGAAAGAAGGAATCTCCGTAAGTAACTCCGCAGCGAAAACACAAGTTTTGTCGAGTTTCTCGTGGAGACTCCTCGTTCCTCGGAATGGCAAAAATGCGAACAAAACTCAAACAAAAAAATCCCAAACCCAATTATAAAATTGGAATTTGGAATTTTAAAGATTGTAATTTTAAAAAAATTGTAATTTAAACTCTTTTATGGTTTCAAGATCAATACCGAAGGTGTATTGTTCAACCAGGTGCTTTGAGATTCTATTAATTTCTTCCAGCTGTCCAAACTAATAATCATTAAGTTCTGATTCTCCAGAAACTCTTTTTTAATTGTTCGGTCGTGCATAATCATAATGTGATTGGGTGCAATTTGCTCAATCGAACGAATCGTTTCCTGAATATCTCTGGTGTTTTTTACTTCACCGCTGGCATCCAGAACGGTAATCTGAGAGCCGTTATTGTTAATTAACTTTTTAGCATAATCAATCAAAAAAGCATCTTCCTTACTAAAAACCGGCATAAAAACCTGATTGACTTCTTCCAGTTTCTTATCGATAAAAATCCCAACAGGCATTTTGCTCTTTGCAATAATATGACGTGTTCTCTCGTCAAAAGGAGAATTCTCAAACAATCCTTCTTTACCGGTAAACTTATCAATCAAACGATCCGGGTTTACAATTCTGGTGGTAAATCCGAGAATTTTCCCCAATAGGGTTCCTTCAAAAATGGACTGCCCTAACCCCACTAACAATAAGTCATATTCGCCTTGATTTGCAGTATCAATAATATCCGTATCGATATCATTTGTCACTTTAAAAACACTCACCATATTCTGATTCAGACGTTCTGATTCTTCAATCACCGGCATGAGCATTTTACGTTCGTGATCTTTCACATCAAACGAGTGTATCTCGGTACTCAGTGATAAATGCATTGCCGTTACTATAGAGTTATCGGCTTGTTTCTTCACCAAACTATTGGCCAGTTTTAGTAATTTTTTTCCTTTTTCAGGAGTGGCAAAAGAAAGTAGAATTTTATACTTGCTTTTATTTCCAATTTCCTGTGGAATGGCCGTTATTTTATCTTTAAAAATAAAACCTATTAAATCCAGTGCAGGCCCTGTCATGAAGGTGGTTACCAAAGCCATAATTACCATCATGGTAAAAATTTCTGTGGATAAAACGCCCAAATCATAACCTATGTTTAAAACAACCAGTTCCATCAAACCACGGGTATTCATTAAAGCTCCAATGGCTAAACTGTCTTTCCAGCTTTGGCCGACGAATTTTGCAGCAAAAGCACTTCCAAAGAATTTTCCGGCTACGGCTACTCCAATAATTACAGCAGTTACCTTCCATAAATACGGGTCGTTCAGTAAACCAATCTGAGTACGCAAACCGGTAAACACAAAGAACAATGGCAATAAAACGATAATGGCTACATCTTCTACTTTCTCGATAAAGATATTTCTGAATTTATTGTTTTCAGGCATAATTGCTCCGGCTAAAAAAGCACCAAACAACGCATGAATTCCGATTAACTCGGCAGCATAAGCAGAGAATAAAAGTGTTAAAAAGAAAATAGCAACAACCGGTTTGTTCAGACTCTCACGTGTCGAATTTAAATCACCCACACGTTTCAGGAACGGACGAACTATTTTCAGCATGATAATGACATACAATAAAGCCAAACCAATTACGTACAAAGCACTCGTAAACGAACCTGCCTTTACAATGGCAATTACCAATGCCAAAATACACCAGGCCGTAATATCATCGGCAGCGGCACAGGTAATGGCTATGGTACCGAGTTTTGTTTTTTGCATTCCGCGCTCCTGTACAATACGGGCAAGAACGGGAAATGCCGTAATACTCATAGCAATTCCCATAAACAATCCGAAAGAGGCAAACTCAACCCCAACCGGCGCAAAAGTATGGTAGATAAAATAAGCTAATGACAGACCCAGGGCAAAAGGGATTACAATACTTGCGTGACTTATAACTACAGCATCATGTGCTTTATTTTTCAAAACTTTCAAATCCAATTCCATTCCAATCACAAACATGAAAAAAATCAAACCAATCTGACTTAAAAATTGCAGGTTTCCTAAAGATTCTTTTGGGAACAAGGCTCCTGAAAATTCAGGAAAATACATTCCGATCAAGGAAGGTCCCAAAACAATTCCGGCAATCATTTCTCCAATTACAGAAGGCTGTCCGATTTTTCTAAAAACCCACCCGAACAAACGTGCTACTAAAATAATAGTCACAATCTGTGCTAACAAAATAGCCAAAGGATGCTGAAGGTTATCTACCATCGAGTGAAGAAAATCATTCCAATGATTGCTTTCGATTTTTTTATGAACGATTCCGCGTCCGGCCTCAAGTGAAGCTCCCTTTGAGATTACCCAATATATCAGGGCCGTAAAACCTCCAATGACAGTAACGTAAAACAAGGAGTTTTTAATATTATTCATAACTCGTTTTTTTGATTTATTGCTGCAAATATCAACACTCCAATTGTAGTGCAAAAGTAAATTTACCGCTAATTTTCAATCCATGTAACAAGTCCGAAAAACTTTGTAATAAGTTAACAACAACCTCTAAAACGATTGTCATCTTCAGTGAAGTAGAGTGCTTTTGTAATTAAAAAGAGGGGGCTTCGACTTCGCTCAGCCTGACAGGACTTCGTCCTTAACTAAAATCTTATAGTTTGACTCTTTTCAGGAAATCGGCACGATAAGTTTCACTCAGAATTAAAGAGCTGTTTTTACCGTCTTTTTCTAAATGGTGCAATACAATTTCATTATGATTAAAAAACTTTATTGCCTTTACGGCCACAATTTCTTTTTTGTTGACACGGCAAAAATCAGTCTCGGGAAGTTCCTGTAAAAGGGTATCAAATTTCACATTCTTTAAGTTGAGCAAACTTCCGTCAACCAGCAGTACGGTTTTATCCCGACTGTCACTAATGGCCGTCTTGATGTACTGAATCTGATTAAAATAAAGTAACGTTTTGCCTTTATCGGTATTCAACTGAATGAATTTTTTAGCGGCATCCGGTTTGTCGAAACGTTCAAAAGCTTTTGAGATCGCTTTTTGCAAACGTTCGAGTTTTACCGGTTTTGTAATATAATCGACCGCATCAATATTAAAAGCATCAGCGGCATACTCTTTATAAGCTGTGCAGAAAATAACCAACTTATTGTCGAGAGTTTCTGCCAGATGCAAACCGTCGATTCCGGGCATTTCGATATCTGAAATCAACAAATCAAAATCGAGATTCGGAATTTCAGCGAGGAGTTTTTCGGGATTGTTAAACGTTTTTACAATTTCTACTTCGGGAATCTGTTCGCAAAGCATTTTCAGATACGTTAAGCCCGGCAGCTCATCGTCCAGCAGCAAGCATTTCAGTTTTGTATTCAAGTAAGTCTATTTTTAGATGAGCAATATAAATGTCATTTTCGACAAATCGGTCGAGTTTGAAGTTGTTTTTGTAAATAATTCGCAAGCGGTGTTCTAAGGTGGCGTGGCCAAAACCGCTTCGTTCTTTTTTCAATACTTTTTTATCCGATATTTTATTGGAAACGGTCATCGAAAAAGCATTGTCCCTAAACTCAAATACAACCGAAATAAAAGCATCGGCACTCTGTAAGTCGGCATGTTTAAAAGCATTTTCAATTAAATCAATCGAAATTAACGGTGCCAGTAAAGGCTGCTCGTACAACTTATCTTCTTTATTGATGTTGGTTTTGATTTTCAATTCAAAAAGCGGACTGATTTTGATCTTATTGATTTCGATTAAATTGAGTGCAAAATCAATTTCTTCTTTTGCCGTGACAAATTTTTTCTTACTCTCGTAAAGAATATAATCCAATACATTCGCCAGTTTATCTAAGGCAAAATAGGTTTGATAAGCATGCGACTGAATCGAATTTAAAATATTCTTAAACAAATGCGGATTCAGTTTTGACTCTAAAGTCTCCAACTGCAAATCGTTCACCTTCATTTCGAGTGCATAAAAGCTTTTCTCGGCATCGTCTTTTGCTTTTTTGAACTGCAGCAGTTGATACATCAAAAAACAAATGATAACGATAAGCAATAAGAGAATTGCCAGAAATATAAAAGTGATTGTATTGTCTTGCATTGTTTATGTAAAGTTTAAAAGTTTTTCTTGCCCACAGATTTTTAATGACTGGAAACAAACTTCAATCCAATAATCGAAGCAATTAAAGTCGAAAGAAAGAATATTCTCCAGAAAGTGGCTGGTTCTTTAAAAACTAATATTCCAACCAAAACAGTTCCAACTGCTCCAATTCCGGTCCAAACCGCATAGGCAGTTCCAATGGACAATACCTGAGTGGCTTTATACAACAAAAACATACTGATGGAAAGACAAACAAAGAAACCAATCATCCAGTAGGTCGAAACCGTTCCTGTCGTTTCTTTGGCTTTGCCGAGACAAGAGGCAAAGGCAACTTCAAAAAGTCCTGCGATTATTAATAGAATCCAATTCATTTTCTACCTCTTTTTAAATTAGATACAAATATGAGAAAAGCTAACGTAGAATTCTATAAAATATCACATTTTTAAACGACGGCATCGTTTCAATTGTGTTAACAAACCGTAAAAACCAAGCCGAATATTTAAGATTTCGAGCACTTTTCACTACATTTGCATCCATTTTACAAATTTTATGAAAAACGTCACACAAGTTGGATTTTGGGAGAAATTAGCCAGAATCATACTTAAAAACAGAATTTCTATACTCGTTGGGATCGCTGCCCTGACTATTTTCCTTGGTTACCAATGGAAAAACCTCTCTATGACTTATACTGAAGCAAATTTGCTTCCTAAAAACCATATTGCCAATAAAGATTATCAAAAATTTCTGGATAAATTTGGAGAAGAAGGAAATCTGGTTGTGATTGGTTTTCAGGATAAAAAATTCTTCACGCCAAAAAATTATGCTGCCTGGAATGAGCTTATGACGGGTCTTAAAAAATCGAAAGAAGTAGACTTAGTGGTTTCCTTAAACGATTTGAAGAAACTGGAAAAAGACACGGTTAACGAAAAATTTGTTCTGGCTCCGTTTATCGATCAAAGCAAAGCAACTGATCCCGAATATTTGAAAAAGGTGCAATATGATTTATTTCATAATTTACCTTTTTACGAAGGATTGCTTTATAACAAAGAAAGCGGTAGTATCCGTTCAGCAATTTACATCAACAAAGCACTTGTAAACACTGCTGAAAGAAAAACATTTATTCTGGAAAATCTGGTTCCGAAAATTGATAAATTCGAAAAAACCACAGGAATTGATTTGCGTGTGTCGGGAATGCCGTACATCAGAACGATCAATGCTGACAATATGAAAGGCGAAATCGGACTTTTTATTGGTGCGGCCTTACTGACGGTTTCTTTGATTTTCTTTTTCTTTTTCCGTTCGTACCGAGCCACCTTTATTTCTATCTGTATTTTAATTGTGGGGGTAATCTGGTCTTTTGGAACTTTAGGATTGTTTCATTATAAAATTACGATTCTAACCGCTATTATTCCACCATTGATTATTGTAATCGGAATTACAAACTGTATTTTCCTGATCAACAAATACCAGCAGGAAATCAAACTCCACAACAATCAGGCAAAAGCATTACAGCGTATTATTTCTAAAATTGGAGTTTCGACTTTAATGACCAATTTAACCACGGCAATTGGTTTTGCAACGTTTATGATTACCGGGAATGACTTGCTTTTTGAATTTGGTCTGGTTACCTCGATCAATGTAATTTCGGTGTATTTACTAACGCTTTTAATTGTACCGATCGTGTACAGTTTCATGTCGGTTCCGGGAGAAAAACATTTGTATCATTTAACAAAAACGTACATTTCGACCTTACTGGATTTTGTTGAATATGCGGTAAAAAGCAAACGAAAAGTAATCTATACGATTTATGGTTTACTATTGATTTTTAGTGTTATTGGAGTTACTCAAATGAAAGTTTCGGGAAGTTTGATTGGTGAAATGCCAAAAAGCGCTTCTTTCTTTAAGGATATCCTCTTCTACGAAAAAGAATTCAATGGTGTGATGCCGCTTGAGATCATGATTGATACCAAAAAGAAAAAGGGTGTCATGAAAGCATCGACCATTCGTAAAATGGACGAATTGCAAAACACCATCACAGAAATGCCTGAACTGGCAAAACCGGTTTCGATCGTAAATCTGGTTAAGTATTCGAAACAGGCTTTTTATAACGGAAATCCTGAATATTACCAATTGCCGACTTCGCAGGAACAGACTTTTATTTTGTCGTATGCTAAAAATGCAACCAAAAACAGCAAAGAAAATCTGATGAAAGCCTATGTAGATTCGACCGGACAATATGCCCGAATTACCACTTTCATGAAAGATATTGGTACGGATGAAATGGCAAAAGTGGAGAAAAAACTTCACAGCAAGATTGATGAAATTTTCCCGAAAGACCGTTACGAAGTTACGATAACCGGAAAAGCACTGGTGTTTCAAAAAGGAACTTCATACCTGGTTGACAATTTAATTGAGTCTTTGATTTTTGCGATACTCGTCATTGCCGCGTTGATGCTTTACTTGTTCCGATCGTTTAAAATGGTTTTTGCCTCGGTAATTACGAATATTTTACCGCTGTGCATCACTTCAGGATTGATGGGGTATTTTGGGATTCCATTAAAACCTTCGACGATTTTAGTGTTTAGTATTGCATTTGGTATCTCGGTA harbors:
- a CDS encoding DUF5686 and carboxypeptidase regulatory-like domain-containing protein, which codes for MKLFCLLTLFFTLTIQAQFQINGIVTDSNNKPLPFATITTSDSNNTITDVDGKFILKMSVKPAAFTVSYIGFQTRTISVAEHKTFYPISLSQKTDDLKEVVVSNENPALTIIKKVIANKNKNNPQKKLNSFEYKSYNKLIVTANPDSIDGRIDSTAAYKNLDKKRINIDSSDYKFKEIISKQHLFQTEKVSQYQFGNHKLKETILGTKMAGFKQPIYEIIAFNLQSISIYDSKYELIETKYENPISNDAPQSYNYKILDTVNIKGRETYMIYFKNKQRRKSSGLEGVLYIDQENFAVAKAVMRIKGVLDISGIHEFEYVPSEKIWFQSNTTFKIVKGKSDDDIKILGGTIQFDGDVEDNFEPRKKSASDFTYLLSESNNFDIHYNTTPSIKNPALYIEIKDDANKKPETFWEAYRKESLDLKSQKTYQLIDSLSIKKRIENRLGLGRKIINGYFPIGPVDLDLKKIISYNNYEGFRLGLGGITNDRFSKNFRIEGYGAYGTKDGAFKYSLGTGVLLDKNTNTWVNGYYTDDVREIASTVFAVDKRVFKIYDPRPINISTFYQYVGWKANIQTKIIPKTEAILEFSRTAVEPKFDYLFNYNGKLYSDYVMTTAMVSIVWAPFSAFMQTPTGRTETDKRFPRFTFQYTQSLPNVMENDFTFGKIDFKAEYEKKYLDGQKTSLLLQGGYATGDAPLTHLYNTMPNNLTKETVIQRITFAGRNSFETMFFNEFFSSQYVFFQIKHGFDRIRILKKVRPSLVLVTRMAWGNMENPQQHVGPTYKTLDKGFFESGIELNKIYKGIGLGGFYRYGPNQLMRFEDNIAVKISYVLDLGL
- a CDS encoding cation:proton antiporter, whose protein sequence is MNNIKNSLFYVTVIGGFTALIYWVISKGASLEAGRGIVHKKIESNHWNDFLHSMVDNLQHPLAILLAQIVTIILVARLFGWVFRKIGQPSVIGEMIAGIVLGPSLIGMYFPEFSGALFPKESLGNLQFLSQIGLIFFMFVIGMELDLKVLKNKAHDAVVISHASIVIPFALGLSLAYFIYHTFAPVGVEFASFGLFMGIAMSITAFPVLARIVQERGMQKTKLGTIAITCAAADDITAWCILALVIAIVKAGSFTSALYVIGLALLYVIIMLKIVRPFLKRVGDLNSTRESLNKPVVAIFFLTLLFSAYAAELIGIHALFGAFLAGAIMPENNKFRNIFIEKVEDVAIIVLLPLFFVFTGLRTQIGLLNDPYLWKVTAVIIGVAVAGKFFGSAFAAKFVGQSWKDSLAIGALMNTRGLMELVVLNIGYDLGVLSTEIFTMMVIMALVTTFMTGPALDLIGFIFKDKITAIPQEIGNKSKYKILLSFATPEKGKKLLKLANSLVKKQADNSIVTAMHLSLSTEIHSFDVKDHERKMLMPVIEESERLNQNMVSVFKVTNDIDTDIIDTANQGEYDLLLVGLGQSIFEGTLLGKILGFTTRIVNPDRLIDKFTGKEGLFENSPFDERTRHIIAKSKMPVGIFIDKKLEEVNQVFMPVFSKEDAFLIDYAKKLINNNGSQITVLDASGEVKNTRDIQETIRSIEQIAPNHIMIMHDRTIKKEFLENQNLMIISLDSWKKLIESQSTWLNNTPSVLILKP
- a CDS encoding LytR/AlgR family response regulator transcription factor; translated protein: MNTKLKCLLLDDELPGLTYLKMLCEQIPEVEIVKTFNNPEKLLAEIPNLDFDLLISDIEMPGIDGLHLAETLDNKLVIFCTAYKEYAADAFNIDAVDYITKPVKLERLQKAISKAFERFDKPDAAKKFIQLNTDKGKTLLYFNQIQYIKTAISDSRDKTVLLVDGSLLNLKNVKFDTLLQELPETDFCRVNKKEIVAVKAIKFFNHNEIVLHHLEKDGKNSSLILSETYRADFLKRVKL
- a CDS encoding sensor histidine kinase, with amino-acid sequence MQDNTITFIFLAILLLLIVIICFLMYQLLQFKKAKDDAEKSFYALEMKVNDLQLETLESKLNPHLFKNILNSIQSHAYQTYFALDKLANVLDYILYESKKKFVTAKEEIDFALNLIEINKIKISPLFELKIKTNINKEDKLYEQPLLAPLISIDLIENAFKHADLQSADAFISVVFEFRDNAFSMTVSNKISDKKVLKKERSGFGHATLEHRLRIIYKNNFKLDRFVENDIYIAHLKIDLLEYKTEMLAAGR
- a CDS encoding DMT family transporter, whose protein sequence is MNWILLIIAGLFEVAFASCLGKAKETTGTVSTYWMIGFFVCLSISMFLLYKATQVLSIGTAYAVWTGIGAVGTVLVGILVFKEPATFWRIFFLSTLIASIIGLKFVSSH
- a CDS encoding efflux RND transporter permease subunit; protein product: MKNVTQVGFWEKLARIILKNRISILVGIAALTIFLGYQWKNLSMTYTEANLLPKNHIANKDYQKFLDKFGEEGNLVVIGFQDKKFFTPKNYAAWNELMTGLKKSKEVDLVVSLNDLKKLEKDTVNEKFVLAPFIDQSKATDPEYLKKVQYDLFHNLPFYEGLLYNKESGSIRSAIYINKALVNTAERKTFILENLVPKIDKFEKTTGIDLRVSGMPYIRTINADNMKGEIGLFIGAALLTVSLIFFFFFRSYRATFISICILIVGVIWSFGTLGLFHYKITILTAIIPPLIIVIGITNCIFLINKYQQEIKLHNNQAKALQRIISKIGVSTLMTNLTTAIGFATFMITGNDLLFEFGLVTSINVISVYLLTLLIVPIVYSFMSVPGEKHLYHLTKTYISTLLDFVEYAVKSKRKVIYTIYGLLLIFSVIGVTQMKVSGSLIGEMPKSASFFKDILFYEKEFNGVMPLEIMIDTKKKKGVMKASTIRKMDELQNTITEMPELAKPVSIVNLVKYSKQAFYNGNPEYYQLPTSQEQTFILSYAKNATKNSKENLMKAYVDSTGQYARITTFMKDIGTDEMAKVEKKLHSKIDEIFPKDRYEVTITGKALVFQKGTSYLVDNLIESLIFAILVIAALMLYLFRSFKMVFASVITNILPLCITSGLMGYFGIPLKPSTILVFSIAFGISVDNAIQFMAKYHHDLLQNNGKVKKSVFSALRETGISTFYTSVVLILGFATFTLSSFSGTIALGGLISCTLAFAMFANLLVLPALVLTFEKKKAKKEDLEGLEN